The following proteins come from a genomic window of Miscanthus floridulus cultivar M001 chromosome 2, ASM1932011v1, whole genome shotgun sequence:
- the LOC136516383 gene encoding homeobox-DDT domain protein RLT3-like → MPRAQMVTHGHGAKRDNAGAKKSPQQIQMLEKFYSDVQYPKPEEMGEYATCVCLTYSQVRIWFKERRRKDRRREMGVIGAQMERQFRARSTGPRSSSSSSSCNQAPIYGISRSQSELDTWGMSTAGEGSKIISQVLFPKDYILSKVFRKDGPPLGSEFDPLPQSAHGCNRDTTCHHSSEKQRTVKKRKIMESTTTDQRSDVYEDTAPVRKHGIGKGLMTVWHAMYSHNVKCQSGPNFIDETGCLRSLRPFDDFDGLEDRDNGRKTQNQGMTRKKIVKRSKVLANRKKVPCKCKRVTGPKVYPPMDCHLSVDKSESSELQTELVTLVDDEELELSELQAGPNPLRCSAHLSSSGRHDCPLCKDLLAKFPPQSLKMKKLFSTKPWESSPEMVKKLFQVIRFVYTHFGSTDVHPFTFDEFVQAFHDKDSLLLGEVHVGLLKLLLLKAEMGSDGVFVPRSSKDCRFLSFLNFVREQEFDANVWIRSLNALTWVEILRQVLVASGYGPKQHLLNQEFFNKEKNQMVKYGLRPRTLKGELFALLSKAGSCGLKVSVLAKSSEIIDLNVSSPLELEQLISLALSSDITLFEKIAPSAYRLRVDPKIKGEEDSILDSDDSGSVDDEEDASRSDDGSDSSQKFKFPENESRLARRKEKNAHESPNKCSEIDESYSGERWLLALMEGEYSDLSIDEKLDCLVALMDVVSGAGSVPRLEEPQRVLHNVPRVHPPQSGGKIKKSTKNLCRYSDESLNGSGSLDCCHQGRPGRRKNQDYTTDPGRNVLPVAAHEPQVVLLGSDRRYNSYWLFLGPCREDDPGHRRVYFESSEDGHWEVIDSPQELLSLLSVLDSRGTREAHLLTSMEKRQACLFEAMKKHVEGGKAARLPASSDSYCSQTSSGDGASPKTSSVDGASPVSDIENTSVPTSLKDSNLDSSSAIVIESGRRGDEKISMWERLQAFDKWIWTSFYSILTAVKSGKKSFKESLVHCESCHDLYWRDEKHCRICHSTFEVGFDLEEKYAVHVATCREPELSHEVPNHKFLPSQLQALKAAIHAIEASMPEAAFTGSWMKSAHKLWVKRLRRTSSLPELLQVLVDFVGAMDVDWLYKSSSSARFRTYLDDIIVYFQTMPQTTSAVALWVVQLDALIAPYLDKAMARQVACAR, encoded by the exons ATGCCTCGCGCCCAG ATGgtaacccatggccatggagCAAAAAGGGATAATGCAGGGGCAAAAAAATCTCCCCAGCAAATCCAGATGCTGGAGAAGTTTTACTCTG ATGTACAGTATCCAAAGCCAGAGGAAATGGGAGAGTATGCAACCTGTGTTTGTTTGACTTACAGTCAGGTCCGTATATGGTTCAAAGAGCGGAGGAGAAAagacaggaggagggagatgggaGTCATTGGGGCTCAGATGGAAAGGCAATTTAGAGCACGGTCCACTGGACCTAGATCCAGCAGCAGTTCTTCCTCTTGTAACCAAGCTCCCATCTATGGTATTTCACGTTCACAATCGGAGTTGGACACTTGGGGTATGAGCACTGCAGGAGAGGGAAGTAAAATTATATCACAAGTTCTGTTCCCCAAGGATTATATCCTGAGCAAAGTTTTCCGCAAGGATGGTCCACCCCTTGGTAGTGAATTCGACCCCCTCCCCCAAAGTGCACATGGCTGTAACAGAG ACACTACATGCCATCATTCCTCTGAGAAACAAAGAACTGTGAAGAAGAGAAAG ATCATGGAGTCTACTACTACTGACCAGAGATCTGATGTGTATGAGGATACCGCTCCTGTGCGGAAACATGGAATTGGCAAAGGTCTCATGACAGTGTGGCATGCCATGTATTCTCATAACGTGAAATGCCAAAGCGGCCCAAATTTCATTGATGAAACTGGTTGTTTGAGGTCCCTTAGACCGTTTGATGATTTTGATGGATTAGAAGATCGTGATAATGGAAGGAAGACTCAA AATCAAGGTATGACACGGAAAAAGATAGTCAAAAGGAGTAAAGTTCTAGCTAATAGAAAAAAG GTGCCGTGTAAGTGTAAGAGAGTTACTGGTCCAAAGGTGTATCCTCCAATGGATTGCCATCTTTCAGTTGATAAATCAGAATCTTCAGAACTACAGACTGAACTAGTGACTTTAGTGGATGATGAGGAGCTTGAGCTCAGTGAATTACAAGCAGGTCCCAATCCATTAAGATGTTCAGCTCACCTGTCTTCAAGTGGTAGACATGACTGCCCCCTTTGTAAAG ATTTACTTGCCAAGTTTCCTCCACAAAGTTTGAAGATGAAAAAGCTATTCTCTACAAAACCTTGGGAGTCGTCGCCTGAAATGGTGAAAAAGCTTTTTCAG GTTATCCGGTTTGTATACACTCATTTTGGCAGTACTGATGTCCACCCCTTCACATTTGATGAGTTTGTGCAAGCATTCCATGACAAG GACTCCTTGCTGTTGGGGGAAGTACATGTTGGTCTTCTCAAGCTACTGTTGTTAAAGGCTGAAATGGGAAGTGATGGTGTATTTGTTCCACGATCTTCTAAAGACTGCAGATTTCTCAGTTTCCTGAACTTT GTTAGAGAACAAGAATTCGATGCCAATGTTTGGATCAGGTCGCTTAATGCTCTTACTTGGGTTGAAATACTTCGTCAAGTCCTTGTTGCTTCAGGCTATGGGCCAAAACAGCATTTGCTGAATCAGGAATTCTTTAACAAG GAGAAAAACCAAATGGTTAAATATGGTTTACGTCCCCGCACACTGAAAGGAGAATTGTTTGCACTGTTGTCTAAGGCAGGAAGTTGTGGGTTAAAGGTTTCAGTACTAGCCAAATCATCTGAG ATTATTGATCTTAATGTTTCAAGCCCATTAGAACTAGAGCAGTTGATCTCTTTAGCTCTCTCCAGTGACATCACATTATTTGAGAAGATTGCACCTTCTGCATATCGTCTCCGTGTTGACCCCAAAATTAAAGGGGAAGAAGATTCTATATTAGATAGTGATGATTCTGGAAGTGTTGATGATGAGGAGGATGCTAGCAGAAGTGATGATGGATCTGATAGTTCACAAAAGTTCAAATTTCCTGAGAATGAAAGTAGACTTGCTCGAAGGAAGGAGAAAAATGCACATGAAAGTCCAAATAAATGTAGTGAAATTGATGAAAGTTATTCAGGTGAAAGATGGCTTCTGGCATTGATGGAAGGCGAGTATTCAGATCTAAGCATTGATGAGAAGTTGGATTGTTTGGTTGCTTTGATGGATGTTGTTTCTGGTGCTGGTTCTGTTCCAAGACTTGAG GAACCACAAAGAGTCTTGCATAATGTGCCAAGAGTGCATCCACCACAATCAGGCGGGAAAATAAAGAAATCAACAAAAAACCTTTGTCGGTATAGCGATGAGTCCTTAAATGGATCAGGAAGTTTGGATTGTTGTCATCAAGGCCGACCAGGAAGGCGAAAAAATCAGGATTACACCACTGACCCTGGAAGGAACGTTCTGCCTGTCGCTGCTCATGAACCACAAGTTGTTCTCTTAGGATCAGACCGTAGGTATAATAGCTATTGGCTCTTCCTTGGTCCTTGTAGGGAAGATGATCCAGGGCATCGTAGGGTCTACTTTGAGTCCTCAGAAGATGGTCACTGGGAGGTGATCGATTCACCACAG GAATTACTTTCCTTGCTATCTGTCCTCGATAGCAGGGGCACTAGGGAAGCACATCTCCTTACATCCATGGAAAAGAGACAAGCCTGCCTTTTTGAAGCCATGAAAAAACATGTGGAAGGAGGGAAGGCAGCCAGGCTTCCAGCCTCATCTGATTCATATTGCTCCCAGACAAGTAGTGGAGATGGAGCTTCGCCCAAGACAAGTAGTGTAGATGGAGCTTCACCTGTTTCAGACATTGAGAACACTTCTGTTCCTACAAGCCTCAAAGATAGTAATTTGGATTCATCATCTGCCATAGTAATTGAAAGTGGGAGGAGAGGTGATGAAAAAATATCTATGTGGGAACGGTTGCAAGCATTTGATAAGTGGATCTGGACTTCTTTTTACTCCATCCTTACTGCTGTTAAAAGTGGCAAGAAGTCATTTAAGGAGTCACTAGTTCATTGTGAAAGTTGTCATGATCTATATTGGAGAGATGAAAAGCACTGCAGAATATGCCATTCAACTTTCGAGGTTGGTTTTGATCTTGAAGAAAAATATGCTGTACATGTGGCGACGTGCAGGGAACCTGAGCTCTCACATGAGGTGCCAAATCATAAATTTCTGCCATCACAGCTACAGGCACTTAAAGCAGCCATTCATGCTATTGAG GCATCTATGCCTGAGGCAGCTTTTACTGGTTCTTGGATGAAGTCTGCTCACAAGCTGTGGGTTAAGCGGCTGCGACGAACATCATCATTGCCAGAGCTTTTGCAG GTTCTTGTCGATTTTGTTGGGGCAATGGATGTTGATTGGTTGTACAAAAGTTCATCTTCTGCGAGATTTAGAACATATCTGGATGACATCATTGTCTACTTTCAGACAATGCCACAAACAACATCAGCAGTTGCACTTTGGGTTGTCCAATTGGATGCCCTCATTGCGCCTTATTTGGATAAAGCCATGGCAA GACAGGTGGCGTGTGCTAGGTAG